In the Kaistella sp. 97-N-M2 genome, one interval contains:
- a CDS encoding phosphatase PAP2 family protein, producing MKKFFLFLMIFSVSFLGFAQIKDTAQVENKHFDFQYKKMYVPLGLMLSGIIADGNGRESLKNEIVEERNEHIFGFENHLDDYAQFAPFLAIYGFELAGMKPRTDWKNRSAILLKGQIVNLGLVYVLKKTLKKTRPDGTAYSFPSGHTANVFAGATMLSIEYGEEYKWVPYVSYGFASGIGMMRMANNKHYISDVLFGAGLGILSMKAAYWTHQYKWNRPKPGKDPFAGVIYPN from the coding sequence ATGAAGAAATTCTTTTTATTCCTGATGATTTTCAGTGTGTCCTTTTTGGGTTTTGCTCAAATTAAAGACACCGCCCAAGTAGAAAACAAGCATTTCGACTTTCAATATAAAAAAATGTACGTTCCTCTAGGCTTAATGCTTTCGGGAATTATTGCTGATGGTAACGGCCGCGAATCCCTAAAAAATGAGATCGTAGAAGAAAGAAACGAACATATTTTCGGTTTTGAAAATCATCTGGACGATTACGCGCAGTTCGCGCCTTTTCTGGCCATCTATGGTTTCGAACTTGCCGGCATGAAACCCCGCACCGACTGGAAAAACCGGTCGGCCATTCTGCTGAAAGGCCAGATCGTGAATCTGGGGCTCGTTTATGTGCTGAAAAAAACTTTAAAAAAAACGCGTCCCGACGGCACGGCATATTCCTTTCCTTCCGGACATACGGCGAATGTTTTCGCGGGCGCGACGATGCTTTCCATTGAGTATGGAGAAGAATACAAATGGGTTCCCTACGTTTCATACGGTTTCGCTTCCGGAATTGGAATGATGCGGATGGCGAACAATAAACATTACATTTCCGATGTGCTATTCGGCGCGGGTTTGGGCATTCTTTCCATGAAAGCCGCTTACTGGACGCATCAGTATAAATGGAACCGGCCGAAACCGGGCAAAGATCCGTTCGCCGGAGTAATTTACCCAAACTAA
- a CDS encoding YceI family protein, translated as MATKWNLDPTHSEITFRVRHMMISNVKGAFTDFTSEMEAEDDTFQKVSVKTTIQTDSVNTNNADRDTHLKSEEFFNVAVNPVITFESDSLNNDVTGNLTINGVTKPITLDVDFGGINVDPWGNTKAGFSFEGKINRKDFGLNWNAALETGGVMVSDEVKIAGELQYVKA; from the coding sequence ATGGCTACAAAATGGAATTTAGACCCAACGCACAGTGAAATTACTTTCAGAGTAAGACACATGATGATTTCTAATGTTAAAGGTGCCTTCACCGATTTTACTTCCGAAATGGAAGCTGAAGACGATACTTTTCAAAAAGTATCCGTGAAAACTACCATCCAAACAGATTCTGTAAATACCAACAACGCCGACCGCGATACGCATCTGAAAAGCGAAGAGTTTTTCAATGTTGCCGTTAACCCGGTAATTACATTTGAATCTGATTCTTTAAACAACGATGTTACGGGTAATTTAACCATCAACGGCGTTACAAAACCGATTACTTTGGACGTAGATTTTGGTGGCATCAACGTAGATCCCTGGGGAAATACAAAAGCCGGTTTTTCTTTTGAAGGGAAAATCAACAGAAAAGATTTTGGTTTAAACTGGAACGCAGCTTTGGAAACTGGGGGCGTAATGGTTTCGGACGAGGTAAAAATCGCGGGAGAACTGCAGTACGTAAAGGCGTAA
- a CDS encoding acyl-CoA carboxylase subunit beta, producing MDLEFNKREDQNKLKLGEINGLLSEIKKGGGEKRLQKQRDEGKLTARERVEYLLDKDSDSIEIGAFAGYEMYEEQGGCPSGGVVVVMGYVSGKQCLIVANDASVKAGAWFPITAKKNLRAQEISMENKLPIIYLVDSAGVFLPMQDEIFPDKEHFGRIFRNNAKMSSMGIIQISAVMGSCVAGGAYLPIMSDEAMIVDQTGSIFLAGSYLVKAAIGETIDNETLGGATTHCEISGVTDYKAKDDQDALNRIKNIMKSLGDYEKAGFDRTESFPPKENIEDIFGHMPVSRGDQYDTFNIIKCLVDKSEFEEYKGDYGKTIICATARIDGWSVGIVANQRKLVKNGKGEMQFGGVIYSDSADKATRFIANCNQRKIPLIFLQDVTGFMVGSKSEHGGIIKDGAKMVNAVANSVVPKFTVITGNSYGAGNYAMCGKAYDPRLIVAWPWSELAVMGGSQAAKVLAQIQTSTLKKQGIEIGDKEHQEILDSISKKYQKQTEPTYAAARLWTDAIINPIDTRKWISMGIEAANHAPITEKFNLGVIQV from the coding sequence ATGGATTTAGAATTTAATAAAAGAGAAGATCAAAATAAGTTAAAACTCGGCGAGATCAATGGTCTTCTGAGCGAAATAAAGAAAGGCGGCGGCGAAAAACGTCTTCAGAAACAGCGTGATGAAGGCAAGTTAACGGCGCGCGAAAGAGTTGAATATCTTCTTGATAAAGATTCAGATTCCATCGAAATCGGTGCTTTTGCCGGCTACGAAATGTACGAAGAACAGGGCGGCTGCCCGAGCGGCGGCGTGGTTGTGGTGATGGGTTATGTTTCGGGCAAGCAATGTTTAATCGTAGCGAATGATGCCTCGGTGAAAGCCGGTGCGTGGTTTCCGATCACGGCGAAGAAAAATCTTCGGGCACAGGAAATTTCCATGGAAAACAAATTACCCATTATTTATTTGGTGGATTCCGCCGGCGTTTTTCTTCCGATGCAGGACGAAATTTTTCCGGACAAAGAGCACTTTGGAAGAATTTTCCGCAACAACGCGAAAATGAGTTCCATGGGAATCATTCAGATTTCTGCCGTGATGGGCAGCTGTGTGGCCGGTGGCGCTTACCTGCCGATTATGAGTGACGAAGCCATGATCGTAGACCAAACCGGTTCTATATTTCTCGCCGGAAGTTACCTCGTAAAAGCCGCGATTGGCGAAACCATCGATAACGAAACGTTGGGCGGCGCGACAACTCATTGCGAAATTTCGGGTGTTACGGACTACAAAGCGAAAGACGATCAGGATGCCCTGAACCGCATTAAAAATATTATGAAATCCCTCGGCGATTACGAAAAAGCCGGTTTCGACCGTACAGAAAGTTTTCCGCCGAAAGAAAATATCGAAGATATTTTCGGCCACATGCCGGTTTCCAGAGGCGATCAGTACGATACTTTTAACATTATTAAATGTTTGGTCGATAAATCGGAGTTCGAAGAATACAAAGGCGATTACGGTAAAACCATCATTTGCGCCACGGCGAGAATTGATGGTTGGAGTGTGGGAATTGTTGCCAATCAAAGAAAATTGGTGAAAAACGGAAAAGGCGAAATGCAGTTTGGCGGAGTAATTTATTCGGATTCTGCGGACAAAGCAACGCGGTTTATCGCAAACTGCAACCAGAGAAAAATTCCGTTGATTTTCTTACAGGATGTTACCGGATTTATGGTAGGTTCTAAATCGGAGCATGGCGGAATTATTAAAGACGGCGCCAAAATGGTGAATGCCGTGGCAAATTCTGTGGTGCCGAAATTTACGGTGATCACCGGAAATTCCTACGGCGCGGGAAATTACGCCATGTGCGGGAAAGCCTATGATCCCAGATTGATCGTGGCGTGGCCCTGGTCCGAACTGGCAGTGATGGGCGGCAGCCAGGCGGCGAAAGTTTTGGCACAAATTCAAACTTCCACTTTAAAGAAACAGGGAATAGAAATTGGAGACAAGGAACATCAGGAAATCCTGGACTCCATCTCGAAGAAATACCAAAAACAAACGGAACCGACTTACGCTGCGGCAAGGTTGTGGACGGACGCCATCATCAATCCCATCGACACAAGAAAATGGATCTCTATGGGAATTGAAGCGGCGAATCATGCGCCGATCACGGAAAAATTTAATTTAGGAGTTATTCAGGTATAA
- a CDS encoding DMT family transporter: MFKNSALFRLHLIVFLWGFTAILGKLIHAGANLLVFYRMGFAALFLYIFIRFIKRESLYVPRKLLMQLAAIGGAMAFHWFCFFYSIKVSNVAIALSCLSLSTIFASILEPIVFKRKVDVSEVIMGIVIVICMALIFKAEFQYKEGIFFGILTALFGTVFGVFNGKIFGKTSSGNIIFYEIFSGFLILTVFYLVTGQISQLNEISYRDLTLIIILASVFTAFPMLESVKLMKYISPFTLILTVNLEPVYGIILAFFIFGESEQMSPIFYIASLIMILAIVANGIIKTRRATKKVEI, translated from the coding sequence GTGTTTAAAAATTCCGCACTTTTCCGCCTGCATCTTATCGTTTTTTTGTGGGGATTCACCGCAATTCTGGGCAAACTAATCCATGCCGGCGCAAATTTGCTCGTCTTTTACCGCATGGGATTTGCCGCACTTTTCCTCTATATTTTTATCCGATTTATTAAAAGAGAAAGCCTGTACGTCCCGCGGAAACTTCTCATGCAGCTTGCTGCGATCGGCGGCGCCATGGCGTTCCACTGGTTCTGCTTCTTCTACTCCATCAAAGTTTCGAATGTGGCGATCGCGCTGAGTTGTCTTTCACTTTCTACCATTTTTGCCTCTATTTTGGAACCCATTGTCTTTAAAAGAAAAGTTGATGTTTCCGAAGTCATCATGGGCATCGTGATTGTAATCTGTATGGCACTCATTTTTAAAGCGGAGTTTCAGTATAAAGAAGGAATTTTCTTTGGAATTCTCACGGCGCTTTTCGGTACCGTTTTCGGCGTTTTCAACGGAAAAATTTTTGGTAAAACGAGTTCCGGAAATATTATTTTCTACGAAATATTTTCCGGCTTTTTAATTTTAACGGTATTTTATCTCGTCACGGGGCAAATTTCGCAGCTCAACGAAATAAGTTATCGCGATTTGACGTTAATCATTATATTGGCAAGCGTTTTTACGGCGTTTCCGATGCTGGAATCGGTGAAACTGATGAAATACATTTCTCCTTTTACCTTAATTTTAACAGTAAATCTGGAGCCGGTTTACGGGATTATTCTGGCCTTTTTTATCTTTGGAGAATCCGAACAGATGAGTCCGATCTTTTATATCGCCTCGTTAATAATGATTTTGGCGATTGTTGCAAACGGAATTATCAAAACGCGAAGAGCCACCAAAAAAGTAGAAATTTGA
- a CDS encoding PorV/PorQ family protein codes for MKKIFFALFILCGIFSEAQIIRKYSNEFLNIGAGARGLAMGGAVIANQNDVYSPMWNPAGLIGIDRDWQGAAMHAEYFESIAKYDYLAYAKPLDNNGGVFAISVVRLGVDNILNTTQLIDSEGNIDYDKITSFSQSDYAALLSYAFRPGGDHRLAVGVNAKLVYRNVGKFASGYGFGFDLGVLYNADTGWNYGAMLRDATTTVNFWTVNQDELSAVVNGEEFNPAPTDKLEITMPKLNLGMSRNFEINRDLEFMPEAGLNIDFAKTAALISTDFASITPYAGAELKFQDMIFVRVGVNRFQTITDIEDLKRKVSFQPSAGIGIKYQGLTLDYAITNSGIGGSNFYSNFFSLKLDMGDFRN; via the coding sequence ATGAAAAAAATATTCTTTGCCCTTTTTATTTTATGCGGAATTTTTTCTGAGGCTCAGATCATTCGAAAGTATTCGAATGAATTTCTCAATATCGGAGCAGGTGCAAGAGGCCTTGCAATGGGCGGTGCCGTGATTGCGAATCAAAATGACGTGTATTCCCCCATGTGGAATCCCGCCGGTCTGATCGGGATCGACCGCGATTGGCAGGGAGCTGCAATGCATGCGGAATATTTCGAATCCATCGCTAAATACGATTATCTGGCGTATGCCAAACCTTTAGATAACAATGGCGGTGTTTTCGCCATTTCCGTTGTCCGTTTAGGAGTCGACAACATTCTGAACACGACTCAACTTATCGATTCTGAAGGAAATATCGACTACGACAAAATTACAAGTTTTTCTCAATCTGATTATGCGGCACTGCTTTCGTACGCGTTTCGTCCGGGGGGCGATCACCGGCTTGCTGTGGGTGTAAATGCAAAACTCGTGTATCGGAATGTGGGAAAATTTGCAAGCGGTTACGGCTTTGGTTTCGACCTCGGTGTTTTGTATAACGCCGACACGGGGTGGAATTATGGTGCCATGTTGCGCGATGCCACAACAACGGTTAATTTCTGGACAGTGAATCAGGACGAACTTTCCGCCGTGGTTAACGGTGAGGAATTTAATCCCGCACCTACCGATAAACTGGAAATCACCATGCCAAAACTTAACCTCGGTATGAGCCGAAATTTCGAAATCAACCGTGATTTGGAATTTATGCCCGAAGCAGGATTAAATATCGATTTCGCGAAAACTGCGGCGCTGATTTCCACCGACTTTGCGAGCATCACGCCGTATGCGGGCGCAGAACTGAAATTTCAGGATATGATTTTTGTTCGCGTTGGTGTGAACAGATTTCAAACGATTACCGACATCGAAGACCTAAAAAGAAAAGTATCTTTTCAGCCCAGCGCCGGTATCGGCATTAAATATCAAGGCTTAACGCTCGATTACGCCATCACCAATTCGGGGATCGGCGGTTCTAATTTTTACTCCAACTTTTTCTCCCTGAAACTTGATATGGGAGATTTCCGGAATTAA
- the uvrC gene encoding excinuclease ABC subunit UvrC — protein sequence MNADLELQLKTLPSEPGVYRYYDQKDQLLYVGKAKYLNKRVLSYFNKNQAGYRTRIMVSKIFRLETTIVPSEYDALLLENNLIKEHQPFYNVMLKDDKTYPWICIKNEDFPRIFLTRTKIKDGSEYYGPYAKVRPAKILLDTIKHIYKIRTCNLNLAPEKIAEGKYKVCLEYHIKNCAGPCEMLEMKAEYDEKIDAIRGIIKGDFRKAKEYLTAQMMKFAENLEFENAQMIKERMDILDNYQHKHTVVHPTINDVDVFGMTSDETAAYVNYFKIQNGNIIQSYTTEIRKMLEESDEDILEEAMIEIRQKFSSMSREILIPFHLTLEIPNVKLIVPKVGDKKRILELSEKNAKEYRIEKLKAVQIVDPERHTNRIMAEMQKLLRMPEEPRHIEGFDNSNIQGTNPVSACVVFKDGKPSKADYRIFHPKTVVGADDYKTMEEVIYRRYKRLLDENEPLPQLILIDGGKGQLSSSVKSLKLLGLYGKITIIGIAKRLEEIYFPEDPVPLYLDKKSETLKILQRVRDESHRFGVKHHRTRRKNSTIKSELEEIPGIGEKAIELLLGKLKSVKRVRESSRETLEEILGKSRGGLVWEYFNDK from the coding sequence ATGAACGCCGATCTTGAACTTCAGCTGAAAACTTTGCCTTCCGAACCGGGAGTTTACCGCTATTACGACCAAAAAGACCAGTTGCTGTATGTAGGCAAAGCAAAGTACCTGAACAAACGCGTGCTTTCTTACTTCAATAAAAACCAGGCAGGATACCGGACGCGCATCATGGTGAGCAAAATTTTCCGCCTCGAAACAACCATCGTACCGAGTGAATATGATGCGTTGCTGCTGGAAAATAACCTGATCAAAGAACATCAGCCGTTTTACAACGTGATGTTGAAAGACGATAAAACCTACCCGTGGATCTGTATTAAAAACGAAGATTTCCCGCGCATCTTTCTTACACGCACCAAAATTAAAGACGGTTCGGAATACTACGGACCCTACGCAAAGGTGCGTCCGGCGAAGATTCTGCTGGACACCATTAAACATATTTATAAAATCCGGACGTGTAACCTGAATTTGGCGCCGGAAAAAATTGCGGAAGGAAAATACAAGGTCTGTCTGGAATATCATATAAAAAACTGCGCCGGCCCCTGCGAAATGTTGGAAATGAAGGCGGAATACGACGAAAAGATCGATGCGATCCGCGGAATCATCAAAGGTGATTTCCGGAAGGCGAAAGAATATCTGACGGCGCAAATGATGAAGTTTGCAGAAAATCTGGAGTTTGAAAACGCTCAAATGATCAAGGAACGCATGGATATTCTGGATAATTATCAACACAAACATACGGTGGTACACCCAACGATTAACGATGTTGATGTTTTCGGAATGACGAGTGACGAGACCGCGGCGTATGTGAATTATTTTAAAATTCAGAACGGCAACATCATCCAGAGTTACACAACAGAAATCCGGAAAATGCTGGAGGAAAGCGACGAAGATATTTTGGAGGAAGCCATGATCGAAATCCGCCAAAAGTTCAGTTCGATGTCGCGCGAGATTTTAATTCCGTTTCATCTGACGCTGGAAATTCCGAACGTGAAGCTGATTGTGCCGAAAGTTGGCGACAAGAAAAGAATTCTGGAACTCTCCGAAAAGAATGCGAAAGAATATCGTATCGAAAAACTGAAAGCGGTGCAGATTGTAGATCCGGAACGCCACACAAACCGAATTATGGCAGAGATGCAAAAATTGCTGAGAATGCCCGAAGAACCGCGACACATCGAAGGTTTTGATAACTCGAACATTCAGGGAACGAATCCGGTTTCGGCGTGTGTTGTTTTTAAGGACGGCAAACCGAGCAAAGCAGATTACCGGATTTTCCACCCCAAAACGGTGGTCGGCGCGGATGATTACAAAACGATGGAAGAGGTGATTTACCGCCGGTACAAAAGGCTTTTGGACGAAAATGAACCTTTGCCGCAGTTGATTTTGATCGATGGGGGAAAAGGGCAGCTGTCCTCGTCGGTGAAAAGTTTGAAGCTGCTTGGTTTGTACGGAAAGATCACAATCATCGGCATTGCGAAGCGTTTGGAAGAAATTTATTTTCCGGAAGATCCGGTGCCGTTGTATCTGGATAAAAAATCGGAAACGTTGAAGATTCTGCAGCGCGTTCGTGACGAATCGCACCGTTTTGGGGTGAAACATCACCGCACGCGACGAAAAAATTCAACCATAAAATCTGAACTGGAAGAAATTCCGGGCATCGGCGAAAAAGCGATCGAACTTTTGCTGGGTAAATTAAAATCTGTAAAACGAGTTCGGGAATCTTCGCGAGAAACGTTGGAGGAGATTTTAGGAAAAAGCCGCGGTGGTTTGGTTTGGGAGTATTTTAATGATAAATAA
- the hutH gene encoding histidine ammonia-lyase, which yields MIYGVDIFTISDVMEILKDPTKARLNEESREKILRSQQNVEQIVASDRTVYGINTGFGPLCDVKISEEETAQLQYNLIISHAVGVGKPIAKDLSKIMMITKVHALSRGFSGVSLDVIERLILLLEKDIIPVVPEQGSVGASGDLAPLAHLVLPLLGLGKVWQNNEIRNAAEVLAENNLEPLQLGPKGGLGLINGTQFILAHSILGLHRFEYILDLVDLTAAMSLEAYRGSSSPFKKELHDIRAFDGSKKVAARMRKFLKNSENLHAHEFCDRVQDPYSMRCVPQVHGASRNAFEHLKQLTETELNSVTDNPIVLSAEESISGGNFHGQLLALPLDYCTLAAAELGNISDRRSYLLLEGKYGLPRLLTESSGLNSGFMIPQYTAAALVTENKTLCFPASADSIPTSLGQEDHVSMGSISGRKFNQVLGNLENILSVELMFGAQGLEFRRPAKCSKYVENAYDLIRTKVAKLENDRLIGEDMLAIADFIRERKFEVN from the coding sequence ATGATTTACGGCGTAGATATTTTCACCATTAGCGATGTAATGGAGATTTTAAAGGATCCCACAAAAGCCCGGCTCAACGAAGAGTCCAGGGAAAAAATCCTGAGATCCCAACAGAATGTAGAGCAGATTGTAGCGTCAGACCGCACCGTTTACGGTATTAATACAGGATTCGGCCCACTGTGCGACGTAAAAATCTCCGAAGAAGAAACCGCCCAGCTTCAGTACAATTTAATTATTTCGCACGCCGTTGGCGTGGGAAAACCTATCGCAAAAGATTTGTCCAAAATTATGATGATCACGAAAGTTCATGCACTGTCGCGCGGATTTTCAGGAGTTTCCTTAGACGTCATCGAGCGGCTGATTCTCCTGCTCGAAAAAGATATTATTCCTGTCGTGCCGGAGCAGGGATCTGTAGGCGCGTCCGGCGATTTGGCGCCTTTGGCACATTTGGTTTTACCGCTTTTGGGCCTCGGAAAAGTTTGGCAAAACAACGAAATCCGGAACGCTGCCGAAGTTCTGGCAGAAAATAATTTAGAGCCTTTGCAACTTGGACCAAAAGGAGGTTTGGGGCTGATCAACGGTACGCAGTTTATTTTGGCGCATTCCATTTTGGGTCTGCACCGGTTTGAATATATTTTGGATCTCGTAGATCTCACCGCAGCCATGAGTCTGGAGGCCTACCGCGGGTCTTCAAGTCCTTTTAAAAAAGAACTTCACGACATCCGCGCCTTCGACGGCAGTAAAAAAGTTGCGGCAAGAATGCGAAAATTCTTAAAAAATTCTGAGAATCTGCACGCCCACGAATTTTGCGACCGCGTGCAGGATCCGTATTCCATGCGGTGCGTTCCACAGGTTCACGGCGCGAGCCGAAACGCTTTCGAACATCTAAAACAATTAACGGAAACCGAACTCAATTCTGTAACGGATAACCCGATCGTTTTAAGCGCAGAAGAATCCATTTCCGGCGGAAATTTCCACGGGCAACTGTTGGCTTTACCGCTTGATTACTGCACTTTGGCCGCGGCAGAACTCGGCAACATTTCAGACCGGAGAAGTTATCTTTTGCTGGAAGGTAAATACGGTTTACCCAGATTGTTGACGGAAAGTTCCGGTTTAAATTCCGGCTTTATGATTCCGCAATACACGGCTGCAGCACTGGTTACGGAAAATAAAACCCTCTGCTTTCCCGCTTCTGCAGATTCTATTCCGACAAGTTTGGGACAGGAAGACCACGTGTCGATGGGAAGTATTTCGGGCAGGAAATTCAACCAGGTTTTAGGAAATCTGGAAAATATTCTTTCCGTTGAACTCATGTTTGGCGCGCAGGGACTGGAATTCCGCCGTCCGGCAAAATGCTCCAAATACGTGGAAAATGCTTACGACTTGATCCGAACCAAGGTGGCCAAATTAGAAAACGACCGTTTGATCGGCGAAGATATGCTGGCGATCGCAGATTTCATTCGCGAACGAAAATTTGAAGTGAATTAA
- a CDS encoding PIG-L family deacetylase: protein MNTFLVGISLLLSILFSAQSVANPSSEIYDDLLRLQNNTTVMYLAAHPDDENTRIISWLTHEKHVDAVYLSLTRGDGGQNLIGTEKGELLGLLRTQELLEARKIDKGRQWFTRALDFGYSKTATETLKFWDKQEILSDVVWAIRKNRPEIIITRFDPNSNGETHGHHTASALLAMEAFDLAANPKAFPEQLKYVQVWQPKRMFYNTSWWFYGSKENFEKADKGDLFSLNVGNYYPILGISNNEISAEARSKHACQGFGMALERGTDMEYLKFLKGDKPNSNDIFEGINLKSQDKTVQNQLDKTVSDFQFNNPQLSLKNLVTVYELIKKENPNDPKLEQVKNLILKTQGIYLEWTTDEAFGTSNEEIATKLEIANRSGADLNFSFEGKNQKIAGNESFKTTEKFKIENAKISNPYWLQEVPKNNLYVVSNPENIGLPETSTSINKNVTIDFGSAKIDFEVPLQQKTVNPSIGEIYEPFYTVPSFVANFDQDNFIFSGRAKQISVNVQSFAANSTAKIFLKSSKDWKISAAQTVNFKEVGENKNVTFTVEPLSKNANNVIEAVVEAKGKTYDQSLNVVQYPHMDRQIWVKNAQAKIQNLDLKIPAVRIAYLKGSGDEIPSSLRAIGLKVDELDLKNWNSAPLKNYDVLILGIRVFNTQPEMGLINKDIWKFVENGGLVINQYNTNRGLLTDEIAPFTLKLGGSRISEEDAALKILLPNHAVFQSPNVITPRDFDNWVQERGLYFADSWDKDLIPLLEGNDTGETPKQGILLAGKYGKGTYVYTGLSFFRELPAGVPGAYKLFMNILALGSKK, encoded by the coding sequence ATGAATACATTTTTAGTTGGGATCAGCTTACTGCTTTCCATTTTATTTTCCGCCCAATCCGTGGCGAACCCCTCCTCAGAAATCTATGATGATCTTTTGCGCCTGCAAAATAACACGACGGTGATGTATCTTGCGGCGCATCCGGACGATGAAAACACGAGAATTATTTCCTGGCTCACGCACGAGAAACACGTGGATGCGGTTTATTTGTCCTTAACACGGGGCGACGGCGGACAGAACTTAATCGGCACAGAAAAGGGCGAATTGTTGGGATTGCTGCGCACGCAGGAACTTTTGGAAGCCCGGAAAATCGATAAAGGGCGACAGTGGTTTACCAGAGCTTTGGATTTTGGGTATTCGAAAACTGCCACGGAAACTCTGAAGTTTTGGGACAAGCAGGAAATTTTATCTGACGTCGTTTGGGCGATCCGCAAAAATAGACCCGAAATCATCATCACGCGTTTTGATCCGAACTCCAACGGCGAAACACACGGACATCACACCGCTTCTGCCCTTTTGGCGATGGAAGCTTTTGATTTGGCCGCGAATCCGAAAGCTTTTCCGGAACAGCTGAAATATGTGCAGGTTTGGCAGCCCAAAAGAATGTTCTACAATACAAGTTGGTGGTTTTACGGCAGCAAAGAAAATTTTGAAAAAGCCGATAAAGGCGATCTTTTTTCCCTAAACGTGGGAAATTATTATCCGATCCTGGGGATTTCCAATAACGAAATTTCTGCTGAAGCCAGAAGCAAACACGCGTGCCAGGGTTTTGGGATGGCATTGGAACGCGGAACGGACATGGAATATTTGAAATTTCTGAAAGGCGACAAACCAAACTCCAACGATATTTTTGAGGGCATCAACTTAAAATCTCAGGACAAAACGGTGCAAAACCAATTAGACAAAACCGTTTCTGACTTTCAGTTTAATAATCCTCAATTATCACTGAAAAATTTAGTAACGGTTTATGAATTAATTAAAAAAGAAAATCCGAACGATCCGAAGTTAGAACAGGTAAAAAATTTAATTCTAAAAACGCAGGGCATTTACCTGGAATGGACGACGGATGAGGCTTTCGGAACTTCCAACGAAGAAATTGCAACCAAGCTGGAAATTGCAAACAGAAGTGGTGCAGATTTAAATTTTTCCTTTGAAGGAAAAAATCAGAAAATTGCAGGGAACGAATCTTTTAAAACCACGGAAAAGTTTAAAATTGAGAATGCGAAAATATCCAATCCGTACTGGCTGCAGGAAGTTCCAAAAAATAATCTGTACGTCGTTAGTAATCCGGAAAATATTGGCTTGCCAGAAACTTCAACTTCCATCAATAAAAACGTAACAATAGATTTTGGGTCTGCAAAGATCGATTTTGAAGTTCCATTGCAGCAAAAGACCGTCAATCCGTCGATCGGCGAAATATACGAACCGTTTTATACCGTGCCTTCGTTCGTGGCTAATTTCGATCAGGATAATTTTATTTTCAGCGGGCGGGCGAAACAGATTTCGGTGAACGTCCAAAGTTTTGCAGCCAATTCGACGGCGAAAATATTTTTAAAAAGCAGCAAAGACTGGAAAATTTCCGCGGCACAAACTGTCAACTTTAAAGAAGTCGGCGAAAATAAAAACGTGACTTTCACCGTAGAGCCGCTGTCGAAAAATGCAAATAACGTTATCGAAGCCGTTGTGGAAGCGAAAGGCAAAACCTACGATCAGTCTTTGAACGTGGTGCAATATCCACACATGGACCGGCAGATCTGGGTGAAAAATGCGCAGGCCAAAATCCAAAACTTAGACCTGAAAATTCCGGCGGTCAGGATCGCTTATCTTAAAGGTTCCGGTGACGAAATCCCTTCGTCATTACGGGCGATCGGTTTGAAGGTAGATGAACTGGATTTAAAAAATTGGAATTCTGCACCGTTAAAAAATTACGATGTTTTAATTTTGGGAATTCGGGTGTTTAATACACAGCCCGAAATGGGACTGATCAATAAAGATATCTGGAAATTTGTGGAAAACGGCGGTCTCGTGATCAATCAGTACAACACCAACCGCGGTTTGCTGACGGATGAAATTGCACCTTTTACTTTAAAATTAGGCGGGAGCAGAATTTCTGAGGAAGATGCAGCGTTGAAAATTCTCCTTCCAAATCACGCGGTTTTTCAGTCGCCGAATGTTATTACACCGCGAGATTTTGATAATTGGGTGCAGGAAAGAGGGTTGTATTTTGCGGACAGCTGGGACAAAGATTTAATTCCGCTTTTGGAAGGAAATGATACGGGAGAAACGCCGAAACAGGGAATTTTATTGGCTGGGAAATATGGAAAAGGAACTTATGTTTACACGGGCTTGTCCTTCTTCCGGGAATTGCCGGCGGGCGTTCCGGGTGCTTATAAGCTCTTTATGAATATTCTCGCGCTGGGTTCGAAGAAATAA